The region GGTCTCAACAATTTACTACTGATTATTTTGAAGAAGAAATAAAAAAAATGATTCTATATAATGAGAGTAGTTCAGTTAATTGATAGTTTAGAGGCTGGTGGGGCTGAAAGGATGGCAGTTAACATTGCTAATTTGATGTCAGAAATACCCAATGTCAATTCTTATCTTGTAGCTTCAAGAAAAGAAGGACAACTAAAGAATAAAGTTGCCAATAACGTGACTTACTTTTTTATTGATAGAAAAAGTATTTTTGATGTAAAAGCCATTTTTAAATTTAGATCGTTCTTAAGAACAAATAATATTGAAATAATTCATGCACACTCGACTACTTTCTTATTGGCAATTCTAACAAAAATAGTACTGCCTAAAATTAAAATTATTTGGCATGATCATTATGGAAATAGAGCTAAAGACAATAAACATTTTTATTTTTTATTTTTTGCATCTTATTTTTTTAAAGCAATAGTATCCGTAAATGAAGCATTAAAGCAATGGTCCATTCGAAAGCTTAATTGCGAAGAAGTTTATTTTTTGCCTAATTTTTCACTTGCAGAAAATGTAGTAGAAAAAACGAAACTTAAAGGGGAAGACGGAAAACGAATTGTCATGTTAGCTAATTTAAAAGAACCTAAAAATCATTTAAATTTATTAAAAGGATTTCATTTAAGTGTAGGAATAGATAAAGGTTGGACGCTGCATTTCGTAGGTAAATTTTTTGATGATGACTATTTTGATACCATTAAAAAATATATTGAATCCAATCAATTAAGTGAAGCTGTATTTCTCTACGGTTCGTGTGAAGATATTCCATATGTACTAAGTCAGGCTGAAATTGGTGTATTGGCTTCTTTTTATGAAGGATTTCCCGTTACAATTGTAGAATACGGAATGGCTAAATTAGCAGTTTTGTTGTCAAATACAATTAAAATTGCAGGATTGCGTGATAATGAACATTGTATAAGTTTTAATCCTAATGATGAAAAAGATATTTCAAATTCTTTAAATTTGTTGTTGTCCAATCAAAAACAATTGGAATTGTTAAAAACAAATTTGAGTACACTAGTTTTAGACCGATTTTCTAAAAATCAAATTGCAATAGAACTAATCAATATTTATAATAAATAAAATTTTGAATCAATCTTTAAATACATATTTATATTTACTATTTCATTTATTTATGGCATTTGTAATTCATAATTTTTCAAGTGTCGTATTTCTTTTAATGCCCCTATATTTACTTTTAGGAACTATTTGGGTAATAAGGAATAAAGATCAAAATTTTGAAGTATTAAGTTTACTAATTTATACTATTGGTTTTGAAATGATATTTAGAATGAAATCTGATGGTGCATTTTTTGATATAGGTAAATATGCAGTAATTTATTTTAGTATTTTAGGATTCGGATTTAAAAAAATTAGTTTAAAAGCTTGGCCTTATTTTTTAATATTGATATTATTTGTCCCCGGAATTTATTTGACAGTAAATACCTTTTTCTTTCAAATTGATGTGAGAAAAAAAATATTATTCAACTTACTAGGCCCCTTTTCATTAGTTGCAGCATCTTTGTATTGCTACGGTAAATTCATAACATTGGAGGATTTAATCAAACGATTAAAAATTTTAACAGGTCCTTTATTAACGATTCTTTTTTTAGTTATTCTATATACTCCATCTGATTTTAAGCAATTAATTCAGTACAATACGTCTTCAAATTTTGCTGCTTCTGGAGGATTTGGTCCTAATCAGATTTCTACCATTTTGGGTTTAGGATGTTTTGTCTATTATGTAGCTTTTTTAACGGAAGTTAAAGATAAAATTCTTAAATATGTTTTTTTAGGAATTTTTGCTATTTTCCTGTATAGAGGGTTATTAACTTTCTCAAGAGGAGGGATGATTACTTTTTTTGTAATGTTCACTTTTTTTAATTTTAAAGTTTTTAAAATATTAAATAATAAAGCCCGAACTAATTATTTGCTAGTTCTATTCGGTTTAATTGTTACTTTAACGATAGTTTGGATTTACGCATCGGTATCTACCAATGGGATGATTGTAAACCGTTATTCTAATAAAGATGCGGCAGGAAGATTAAAAGAATCTTCAATGTCAGGTAGAGAAGATATTATGTCGAATGATTTTGATTTATTCATAGAAAATCCTGTTTTTGGTGTTGGACCTGGAATTGGAGGTATGATTCGGGGCGAGGGAAGTGTAACGATGGGTGCTCAAGCCCATTCAGAACCGACAAGGTTGTTGTCTGAACATGGGGTTTTTGGACTTTTTATTTTATTATTTTTAATATTTGTGCCCATTATAAAATATTATAGAGATAGAAATTTTTATCACATTTTCTTTTTTTCTTTTTTAATTTTTTGGGGATTAACCATCAACCATGCTGCAACCAGAATTGTGGCTTCAAGTGTGGTTTATGCATTAGCTTTATTGAATATATACCTACCTACTAATACTAATTCAGAATCAATTGAACAAAATCCTGTACATAGGGAATAAACTTTCCAAACATGGCATTAATTTAACAACTATAGAAACATTAACACCTTTGTTGCAATCCGGAGGCTTGTCTGTTGTTTCAGTGTCTGATAAGAAAAATTTCATTTTACGAATTTTTGACATGGGTTTAAGCGTTTTAAAACACAAAAATTCGGATTATGTACTCATAGATTCATACAGTACACTCAGTTTTTATTATTTATTGTTGGTAAGTCAATTGTGTAGACTTTTAAATCTTAAGTATATCCCAATATTACATGGTGGTAATTTGCCAGAACGATTAAAGCAATCAACTTTTTTATCAAAATTAATTTTTAAAAATGCTTTTATTAATGTTGCACCGTCAAATTATCTTTTTGTTAAGTTTCATGAAGCTGGATTTCAAAATGTAGCATATATTCCTAATTTTGTTCACATCGAGCAATATCCGTTTAAAAAAAGAAATACGTTTCAGCCTAAATTATTATGGGTAAGGGCTTTTGCTGAAATTTATAATCCGAAAATGGCAGTATCAGTTTTACAAAAATTAAAAGAGAAACATCCAAGTGCTCAACTCACAATGGTTGGTCCTGACAAGGATGGTACTTTTAGTGAAGTAGAAAAATTGGCTCGTGATTTGAATCTTAGCGTTAATTTTACGGGTAAATTGACAAAAAGTGAATGGATAAGTTTAGCCAAAGAACATGATGTGTTTATAAATACTACACATGTGGATAATATGCCCGTTAGTTTGTTAGAAGCAATGGCGCTAGGATTACCAATTGTATCAACTAATGTAGGAGGAATTCCTTATTTAATTGAAAATAATAAAAACGGATTCTTAGTAACAGATGCTGATGTTGCTATGATGGTAAAAACGATTGAAAATATTTTAATAGATACGGTTACTACTCAATCTGTTGTAAATGAGGCGAGAATGTTGGTTGAGGCTATGGATGCTGAAATTATTCAACAGAAATGGTTAAAATTATTAGCGTAATTGTTTATTTTTAACTTATATTTATAAAAAATGTCTATTAAAAATGCAAACCAAAAGAAAAATACATTTTGAAATTTCTGAGCGAAAAATTTTGCTTAGAACTTTCGATATATTATTTATTGTTGCTTGTATTTTTATTGTTTCTTCTTTAACAGATTTTAAATATTTTGCCCATTTAGAAAAAAATATATACTGGATTCCGGTTTTAGCTATTTACATAACTATTTTTGGGACGATATTTGAAATGTACAATTTGCAAGTAGCAAGTTACCGACTTAGAGTAACAAAAAGTTTAATACTTACTTCAATTTTTGTTTCAACTGCTTTTTTATTAACGCCTTTATTGACTCCAGTTTTCCCAAATAAAAGGATTGAGATCATTGTCTTTTTTGGAGTTGTATTGATGGCATTGTTAATTTGGAGGTTTATTTATGTTTATTTTTTGGCCTCAAAAAGATTCATAAAAAAATTGGTTTTAGTATGTAAAAGTAAAGAAGTGGATCGTTTGGCTAATGATTTAATGCGTGCTGATCCTCATATTCAAGTACTTTGTTTTATTCCAGTTGATGAAAAAAATTTAGATACTACAATAAATGAATTGTCAATTTCACAAGTTGATTTATTCTTAAAAAATGTTTTTGTTTCAGAATTTGTTGTAGCTGATGGCTCAAAAAGTAATTCTTTAGAAATTTATAATAAATTATTGGAAATTGCCGATGCAGGCATACCTATTAAACAATATGAAGAAGTGTATGAGGATATTACAAGTCGAATTCCATTACATTTAAAGGATAAAGAATTAAACAAATATTTTCCGTATACGAAGAATGACAAAAATCGTTTGTATGAATTCTTTGTTCGAGTATTTGATGTATTCTCTTCACTAATAGGATTGTTATTTTTATTGCTTTTACTTCCTTTCATTGCTATTTTAAATTATTTTTGGAATAAAGGTCCTCTTTTTTATAAACAAGAGCGTGTAGGGAAAAATGGAAGAAAGTTTCAAATTGTGAAACTAAGAACGATGGTCGTTAATGCTGAAAAAGATGGTGCTGTGTTTGCAAAAACTAACGATACGCGTATTACACCATTAGGTAAATGGTTAAGAAAAACTAGATTAGATGAATTTCCACAATTTATAAATGTTTTAAAAGGGGAAATGTCTGTTATAGGACCTAGACCAGAAAGAGAAGTTTTTGTTAAACAGATTGCAGAACAAATTCCACTTTATCATACAAGACATGCTGTTAAACCGGGTTTAACAGGTTGGGCTCAAATTAATTACCCTTATGGAGAAAGTATTGAAGATAGTTTAATGAAATTACAATACGACTTGTATTATATTAAGCACCGCAGTTTGTTTTTGGATGTAAATATTACAGTAAAAACAATGGGGACTATTATATATCTTAAAGGTCAATAATCCTCTTTTTGGAATCTAATGTAATTTTAATTAGCCAAAATAATTGTAAAGCGATTATTGGAAAAACAATACTCAAATGAATTTTATTTAATATATATACAAGATACAAGCTAGTAAACACGATGTTGATTTGACCAAAAAGCACGGTTTTTTCTAGTTTGTTTTTAAAATAATACCATCCAAAAATTAGTAATAAAGGGTTAAATAAAAGGATATTATAATTCCAAAGTACTTCTTCATGGAAAGAATAAAGTCCGACAACACTAAAAAATATTCCCAATACACCTGCTAGAGTAAAGTAAGTGAGTTGCATCCATTTTTTACTCGTTAGAATAAGTAATGCCATTATAGCAAAAAGAGAGTAAAATGAATTGAAATAATTGGTTGGCGCTGTAGTTTCGCTTGCTTCAAAAAGAGTAACACTTGGTTTACTAATCGATTTGTTATTTTCTAATGCTTTTTTTAGTTCAAAAGGTAAAAACAAACGAGTTGCTGCTTGATCAACTTTGGTTCCGAAAATAATCTGAATTCCCAATTTTTGGTAAAAGTCCGTCATATAGGGGTAAAGAATATCTCGATACGATTTGTTATTTTTCGG is a window of Flavobacterium indicum GPTSA100-9 = DSM 17447 DNA encoding:
- a CDS encoding glycosyltransferase — encoded protein: MRVVQLIDSLEAGGAERMAVNIANLMSEIPNVNSYLVASRKEGQLKNKVANNVTYFFIDRKSIFDVKAIFKFRSFLRTNNIEIIHAHSTTFLLAILTKIVLPKIKIIWHDHYGNRAKDNKHFYFLFFASYFFKAIVSVNEALKQWSIRKLNCEEVYFLPNFSLAENVVEKTKLKGEDGKRIVMLANLKEPKNHLNLLKGFHLSVGIDKGWTLHFVGKFFDDDYFDTIKKYIESNQLSEAVFLYGSCEDIPYVLSQAEIGVLASFYEGFPVTIVEYGMAKLAVLLSNTIKIAGLRDNEHCISFNPNDEKDISNSLNLLLSNQKQLELLKTNLSTLVLDRFSKNQIAIELINIYNK
- a CDS encoding O-antigen ligase family protein; amino-acid sequence: MNQSLNTYLYLLFHLFMAFVIHNFSSVVFLLMPLYLLLGTIWVIRNKDQNFEVLSLLIYTIGFEMIFRMKSDGAFFDIGKYAVIYFSILGFGFKKISLKAWPYFLILILFVPGIYLTVNTFFFQIDVRKKILFNLLGPFSLVAASLYCYGKFITLEDLIKRLKILTGPLLTILFLVILYTPSDFKQLIQYNTSSNFAASGGFGPNQISTILGLGCFVYYVAFLTEVKDKILKYVFLGIFAIFLYRGLLTFSRGGMITFFVMFTFFNFKVFKILNNKARTNYLLVLFGLIVTLTIVWIYASVSTNGMIVNRYSNKDAAGRLKESSMSGREDIMSNDFDLFIENPVFGVGPGIGGMIRGEGSVTMGAQAHSEPTRLLSEHGVFGLFILLFLIFVPIIKYYRDRNFYHIFFFSFLIFWGLTINHAATRIVASSVVYALALLNIYLPTNTNSESIEQNPVHRE
- a CDS encoding glycosyltransferase family 4 protein; amino-acid sequence: MNKILYIGNKLSKHGINLTTIETLTPLLQSGGLSVVSVSDKKNFILRIFDMGLSVLKHKNSDYVLIDSYSTLSFYYLLLVSQLCRLLNLKYIPILHGGNLPERLKQSTFLSKLIFKNAFINVAPSNYLFVKFHEAGFQNVAYIPNFVHIEQYPFKKRNTFQPKLLWVRAFAEIYNPKMAVSVLQKLKEKHPSAQLTMVGPDKDGTFSEVEKLARDLNLSVNFTGKLTKSEWISLAKEHDVFINTTHVDNMPVSLLEAMALGLPIVSTNVGGIPYLIENNKNGFLVTDADVAMMVKTIENILIDTVTTQSVVNEARMLVEAMDAEIIQQKWLKLLA
- a CDS encoding exopolysaccharide biosynthesis polyprenyl glycosylphosphotransferase, whose amino-acid sequence is MQTKRKIHFEISERKILLRTFDILFIVACIFIVSSLTDFKYFAHLEKNIYWIPVLAIYITIFGTIFEMYNLQVASYRLRVTKSLILTSIFVSTAFLLTPLLTPVFPNKRIEIIVFFGVVLMALLIWRFIYVYFLASKRFIKKLVLVCKSKEVDRLANDLMRADPHIQVLCFIPVDEKNLDTTINELSISQVDLFLKNVFVSEFVVADGSKSNSLEIYNKLLEIADAGIPIKQYEEVYEDITSRIPLHLKDKELNKYFPYTKNDKNRLYEFFVRVFDVFSSLIGLLFLLLLLPFIAILNYFWNKGPLFYKQERVGKNGRKFQIVKLRTMVVNAEKDGAVFAKTNDTRITPLGKWLRKTRLDEFPQFINVLKGEMSVIGPRPEREVFVKQIAEQIPLYHTRHAVKPGLTGWAQINYPYGESIEDSLMKLQYDLYYIKHRSLFLDVNITVKTMGTIIYLKGQ
- a CDS encoding lipoprotein N-acyltransferase Lnb domain-containing protein, encoding MYKKIFFSLSLFFSNFIFSQLLLSDNAKVSIITCGTAPVSYAMYGHTGIRIQDNTKGIDQVFNYGAFDFTTPNFALRFIKGDLQYFVTSENYLNFEYNYKMDNRSIYEQELNLNAAQKQQLFNELNNSLYSEERFYTYKFIDRNCTTMVVDKINKILGSETIKQPKNNKSYRDILYPYMTDFYQKLGIQIIFGTKVDQAATRLFLPFELKKALENNKSISKPSVTLFEASETTAPTNYFNSFYSLFAIMALLILTSKKWMQLTYFTLAGVLGIFFSVVGLYSFHEEVLWNYNILLFNPLLLIFGWYYFKNKLEKTVLFGQINIVFTSLYLVYILNKIHLSIVFPIIALQLFWLIKITLDSKKRIIDL